One Scylla paramamosain isolate STU-SP2022 chromosome 5, ASM3559412v1, whole genome shotgun sequence genomic region harbors:
- the LOC135100892 gene encoding centromere protein F-like isoform X15: protein MLVWQLEEELRHLRARGPSMEKQAMLVRQLEDELRHQKARGLSVEVQSQLENLSTENDHLTREVAILRETIKELELRIETQKQTLAARDESIKKLLEMLQQKGIGKEEERAMMQQMQAVFQKQLEESRLEIQKRDQEILALSAKMKTLEEQHSDYQRHITVLKESLCAKEEHYNMLQADHSSGILRQVEEMRQRLEEKNKTIEKKTQQALQTTQERNKLNSELTELRDHMDIKDRKINVLQRKIENLEDLLREKDNQVDMARARLTAVQAHHSTSEGALSSLEEAIGDKDKQITQLREQRDRAEQERHQEQSLHERDIAEYKMKLHTLEGEVEKLQVRLERSLAEKDKLEAKLESSQSELGKAKAELEKMHGEVGKSTSDYESYRHRLTKLEMENDRLRTENERLHHDLERSHPTYGRSSIPGGSGEVERLQEKLDKCQAELRRAQTELRMNQADYERSHVEVKVEQLQEKVEKAQGEIYRLKARLENAQSEKDSVQEELERAQATVARQHSERERWVNEVEKLREELERSQATVGKAQIGQEKTQSSLDKVQSELDQLQERYERQSAEMRRIQAEREKHAYEFEQIQSQLDKAHGQNARQSKEREAAQHEADRLREKYEKLQTQMARLQKEREGASAEVEALNEKVDLLQTQLGKAQRDRENTYGDLELLKEKYEKTSTQLQKLMLERDDRSTEVEILKDKLEKAQSQATRAQDEKEMANREFERALEKFDKSQSENFRLQTRLESAQAEQERLQIEIEKTQVLFNKIKDEKVKLQEDYDRIQESYDRSSLQCVRAKEAEEKLKEEIERLNVDITILRERYDKTTVELRRVGSEKEKLQNDVDQLTFELERAQAQYGKAQNNQEKSQEEIARLQIEVEKYKDKYERNAIELSKVRNEKEKLQQECENIQAEMDRVLVRMGKYQENTERTKEDYEMLKIEIERVKDKLEKTQMDYERESILREKYETEVTKLKSEIDRADQHRGKYQLDYEKNKQDVEKTAAENERLRERYDTSQIELQKEKLLNEKLTEEIAALKADLDRPSSRVGKYTTQDKYEGGELEKANIEIEKLKDKYERSQIECTKSQQKVEKLESENDRLKSDLQMSQEQLERFLSAQDRNKSEVEKTTIEMNKLRDRLERMQTELTRAQSGKEKAEMEVQRLTHEMERSQQHMSKYQESNESAKIEFERMSVELEKLHERLEKSQTELRKANDAKEKIESENRKIKRDLDESKNMIGKAADYQQKYNMDLEKCKEEIIRLNKELERAKDELSKVSTEKERLNTTQEKREKMISKLETDLKQLQSERDQLVKQLEKSQDMLLNFQQELKQSESELQKTKDENKRIKTELSSTTKEMEQGAKDMLEGREKEIQKLKGQLTVKEKDFNALRTEAEKEVQRLQQEVQKAQQNAQAAQKEAGLIQREAEKELKNLIVQLQGKEKELATLRSEGEKCRLRAEKAERDAAEMTKQVKDSALKGEGETAKLQQSITSEKQRADQAELAVQEMQKQLQNMAQESQKTAHQIQQLTHENQEANKQMQQLSQQNQQAQQENATLQKQIQQSQQHIQQQTQQQHNLQQQLQNLQQQLQKQSNNPRDSPDTQRLKAELDKANTELKNSAVEKQRLQNQLELLVTELEKKQLDLHEANQKLQNGARPGNDSQAIKRQLEEQMKMVEQKVHTLEQRNKQLDEKEKTLVDLDARLNKKREQLNNMEQQLAKAQTADGATPSEATKQLSEMRRALGDKEKEIEALQKAREHAESEVKNAQSETERLLQLMQMAQEEQFAKDKTIKELQDALRGGGGGAGMKKPGAGSTPSTPAKMDGIPAGLSTASAGQMAAQAAEKATAASEAAKATLEQAKNVAQASDGSSGIENHEIDLLEMEGRQREYRLHVEQIEVDIKLKDSLINNLSDENKRQRERMEELEEEVHALEEELKKNEKIEELEQLVVVVKQKNERIEELEEALRQSVRIATDMEMEQHEDEKRKKEINEKLAKLEARLASAQNAHNLRCTSCQTVRQRLTQVETCYNQVASERQHHLQELFDMKHEALTAALSEKDAHLALLEVGGVRSSRAAQEVESLKKEKSKLVDAVKRLGEERVRLTQEYAVSNLKLDVELPDTPPPHQDPQDDTDEDSTNSRTHL from the exons CTGGAGGAGTCCCGGTTGGAGATTCAGAAGAGAGACCAAGAAATCCTGGCGCTGTCCGCGAAGATGAAGACCTTGGAGGAGCAGCACTCGGACTACCAGCGCCACATCACCGTGCTAAAGGAGTCTCTCTGCGCCAAGGAGGAGCACTACAACATGCTTCAGGCTGAC CATTCCTCCGGTATACTTCGTCAGGTGGAGGAGATGCGGCAGCGACttgaggagaagaacaagaccatCGAGAAGAAGACCCAGCAGGCCCTCCAGACCACCCAGGAAAGGAACAAGCTCAACTCAGAGCTAACTGAACTTCGTGATCATATGGATATTAAGGACAGGAAGATCAATGTCTTACAAAGAAAG ATTGAGAACTTAGAGGACCTGCTGCGGGAGAAAGACAACCAAGTAGACATGGCACGGGCAAGACTGACAGCAGTGCAGGCCCACCACTCCACATCTGAGGGTGCACTCTCCTCCCTGGAAGAGGCCATTGGAGATAAGGACAAACAGATCACACAGCTTAGGGAGCAGCGTGACAGAGCAGAGCAGGAGCGGCACCAGGAGCAATCACTACACGAGAGGGACATCGCTGAGTACAAGATGAAACTTCACACACTTGAAGGGGAGGTAGAAAAGCTGCAGGTCCGCCTTGAACGTTCACTGGCTGAGAAGGATAAGCTCGAGGCCAAACTTGAGTCCAGTCAGTCTGAGCTAGGCAAGGCTAAGGCAGAGTTGGAAAAGATGCACGGTGAAGTGGGTAAGAGTACAAGTGATTATGAGTCTTACCGCCATCGTCTCACCAAGCTTGAGATGGAAAATGACAGACTGAGGACTGAGAACGAGAGGCTCCACCACGATCTAGAGCGCTCCCACCCCACATACGGACGCTCCTCAATACCTGGAGGCTCAGGAGAAGTGGAGCGCTTGCAGGAGAAGCTAGACAAGTGTCAGGCAGAACTACGGCGAGCACAGACTGAACTGCGCATGAACCAAGCTGACTATGAGCGGTCCCATGTGGAGGTAAAG GTGGAGCAGCTgcaggagaaggtggagaaagcACAAGGAGAGATTTATCGCTTGAAAGCCAGATTGGAGAATGCCCAGAGTGAGAAAGACAGTGTGCAGGAAGAGCTGGAGCGTGCCCAGGCCACGGTAGCTCGGCAGCACAGTGAGAGAGAGCGCTGGGTGAATGAG GTGGAGAAACTACGAGAGGAGTTAGAGAGGTCTCAGGCAACTGTCGGTAAAGCACAGATTGGACAGGAAAAGACGCAGTCATCTCTTGACAAGGTTCAGTCTGAATTGGACCAACTTCAGGAACGATATGAGAGACAGAGTGCTGAGATGCGCAGG ATACAAGCTGAGCGTGAGAAACATGCTTATGAATTTGAACAAATACAGAGTCAACTGGACAAGGCTCATGGTCAAAATGCCAGACAATCcaaggagagagaagcagcACAGCATGAGGCAGATAGGTTGCGAGAGAAATATGAGAAGCTTCAA ACTCAGATGGCACGCCTGCAGAAAGAGCGGGAAGGTGCAAGTGCTGAGGTGGAAGCGCTGAACGAGAAGGTGGATTTGCTTCAGACGCAATTGGGCAAGGCTCAGAGGGACCGGGAGAATACGTACGGGGACCTGGAACTCCTGAAGGAAAAATACGAGAAGACCTCAACTCAGCTGCAGAAACTCATG TTGGAAAGAGATGACCGCTCAACTGAAGTGGAAATTTTGAAGGACAAGCTAGAGAAGGCACAATCTCAGGCCACACGGGCAcaggatgagaaagaaatggCCAACAGAGAATTTGAAAGGGCACTTGAAAAGTTTGACAA ATCTCAAAGCGAGAACTTTCGGCTGCAGACAAGACTAGAGTCAGCTCAAGCAGAACAGGAACGCCTTCAAATTGAGATAGAGAAAACTCAAGTTCTGTTTAATAAAATTAAAGATGAAAAGGTTAAACTTCAGGAAGATTATGATCGTATACAAGAATCATATGATCGCTCAAGTTTACAATGTGTCCGAGCTAAAGAGGCTGAGGAGAAGCTAAAAGAAGAGATCGAAAGACTCAATGTAGACATAACAATTCTCAGGGAACGTTATGATAAGACAACAGTTGAGCTCAGGAGGGTTGGcagtgagaaggaaaaattacaGAATGATGTTGATCAGCTAACATTTGAATTAGAAAGAGCACAGGCACAATATGGCAAAGCACAGAATAATCAAGAAAAGAGCCAAGAAGAAATAGCAAGATTACAGATTGAagttgaaaaatataaagataaatatgagaGAAATGCTATTGAACTCAGCAAAGTtcgtaatgaaaaggaaaaattgcaacaagaatgtgaaaatataCAAGCAGAAATGGATAGAGTACTAGTGAGAATGGGCAAGTATCAGGAAAATACAGAAAGGACAAAGGAGGATTATGAAATGTTAAAGATTGAAATAGAAAGAGTAAAGGATAAATTAGAGAAGACACAAATGGACTATGAAAGAGAATCCATTTTGAGGGAGAAATACGAGACAGAAGTGACGAAGCTTAAGAGTGAGATAGACAGAGCTGATCAACACAGAGGTAAATACCAGCTTGACTATGAGAAAAATAAGCAGGATGTTGAGAAAACTGCAGCAGAGAATGAGAGGTTACGAGAAAGATATGATACCAGTCAGATAGAGCTCCAAAAAGAAAAACTCCTAAATGAAAAACTAACTGAAGAAATTGCTGCTCTAAAGGCAGATCTTGACAGGCCATCATCTAGAGTAGGAAAGTACACAACTCAAGACAaatatgaaggaggagaattagAAAAAGCTAATATTGAAATTGAAAAGCTGAAGGACAAGTATGAGAGATCACAAATTGAATGCACAAAATCACAACAAAAGGTAGAGAAACTTGAGAGTGAAAATGATAGACTTAAGAGTGATCTCCAGATGAGTCAAGAGCAACTAGAGCGCTTCCTCTCTGCCCAGGACCGTAACAAGAGTGAGGTAGAAAAGACCACCATAGAAATGAACAAACTAAGAGACAGATTGGAACGTATGCAGACTGAATTGACTCGTGCCCaatcaggaaaggaaaaggctGAGATGGAAGTTCAGCGATTAACACATGAAATGGAAAGGTCCCAACAACACATGTCTAAATACCAAGAAAGCAATGAATCTGCCAAAATTGAATTTGAGAGAATGTCAGTGGAACTTGAAAAGCTTCATGAACGTCTTGAGAAATCACAAACTGAACTTAGAAAAGCAAATGATGctaaagaaaagattgaaagtgaaaacaggaaaatcaaGAGAGATCTTGATGAAAGTAAAAACATGATTGGTAAAGCAGCTGACTATCAACAGAAGTATAACATGGACCTTGAgaaatgcaaagaagaaataataaggtTGAATAAAGAGCTTGAAAGAGCCAAAGATGAATTGAGTAAGGTTTCAACTGAAAAAGAGAGGCTCAATACAACtcaagaaaaacgtgaaaagaTGATATCAAAATTAGAAACAGACTTAAAGCAGTTACAGTCCGAAAGAGACCAATTAGTGAAACAGTTAGAGAAGTCACAAGATATGCTCCTGAACTTCCAGCAAGAACTCAAACAATCTGAATCAGAACTGCAGAAaactaaagatgaaaataaacgaataaagaCAGAATTATCCAGTACAACAAAGGAAATGGAACAGGGTGCCAAGGATATGTTAGAaggtagagaaaaggaaattcAGAAGCTAAAAGGACAGCTTACAGTTAAAGAAAAGGATTTCAATGCTTTGCGaacagaagcagaaaaagaagttCAACGGCTGCAACAAGAAGTACAGAAGGCACAACAGAATGCTCAGGCTGCACAGAAAGAGGCTGGTCTAATacaaagagaagcagaaaaagaactAAAGAATCTGATTGTCCAgttacaaggaaaagaaaaggaacttGCAACATTacgaagtgaaggagaaaagtgcaGATTGAGAGCAGAAAAAGCTGAGCGTGATGCAGCAGAGATGACCAAGCAGGTAAAGGATAGTGCTCtaaagggtgaaggagagactgCAAAGCTTCAGCAAAGCATAACTTCTGAGAAACAGAGAGCAGATCAGGCTGAACTAGCAGTGCAAGAAATGCAGAAACAATTACAAAACATGGCACAAGAGAGTCAAAAGACAGCCCATCAAATACAACAGTTAACTCATGAGAATCaggaagcaaacaaacagatgCAACAGCTAAGCCAACAAAACCAACAAGCACAACAAGAAAATGCCACTTTACAAAAACAGATACAACAGTCTCAACAACATATACAAcagcaaacacaacaacaacataacttACAACAGCAGCTTCAGAATTTGCAACAACAATTACAGAAACAGAGCAATAACCCACGTGATAGTCCTGACACACAGAGGCTAAAAGCTGAGTTAGACAAGGCTAACACTGAACTGAAGAACTCTGCAGTAGAGAAACAGAGGCTGCAGAATCAGCTGGAGTTGCTGGTGACTGAACTTGAGAAGAAGCAG CTTGATTTGCATGAGGCAAACCAAAAGCTTCAGAACGGTGCCAGACCTGGAAATGACTCACAAGCAATCAAGAGACAGCTGGAGGAGCAGATGAAG ATGGTAGAGCAGAAGGTTCACACACTGGAGCAGAGAAACAAGCAGcttgatgagaaggagaagacgtTAGTTGACCTGGATGCTCGACTGAACAAGAAGAGGGAACAGCTGAACAACATGGAACAGCAGCTTGCCAAA GCACAAACTGCAGATGGTGCCACTCCTTCAGAGGCTACTAAGCAGCTCTCTGAAATGAGGAGGGCCcttggagataaagaaaaagaaattgaggCTTTACAAAAGGCTCGGGAACACGCTGAATCTGAGGTGAAGAATGCACAGTCAGAAACGGAGCGACTCTTACAACTGATGCAGATGGCACAAGAGGAGCAGTTTGCCAAAGACAAGACAATTAAGGAGCTGCAAGA TGCTCTTAgagggggtggtggaggtgctgggatGAAGAAACCAGGTGCAGGATCCACCCCGAGCACTCCAGCCAAGATGGATGGAATTCCTGCTGGACTCAGCACAGCCTCAGCAGGTCAGATGGCAGCACAAGCAGCAGAGAAAGCCACAGCAGCATCTGAAGCTGCAAAGGCAACGTTGGAGCAGGCAAAGAATGTTGCACAG GCATCTGATGGGAGCTCAGGTATTGAAAATCATGAAATTGATCTCCTGGAGATGGAGGGGCGACAGCGAGAGTACAGGCTCCATGTTGAGCAGATTGAAGTTGATATCAAACTGAAAGACTCCCTCATAAACAACCTTAGTGATGAAAACAAGAGACAGAGGGAACGCATggaagaattagaggaagaggTACATGCACTTGAAGAAGAGCtcaagaagaatgaaaagattgaGGAACTAGAGCAActagtggttgtggtgaagcagaagaatgaaaggattgAGGAGCTGGAAGAGGCCCTGAGGCAGAGTGTCCGCATTGCCACCGACATGGAGATGGAGCAGCATgaggatgaaaaaaggaaaaaagaaattaatgaaaag CTGGCCAAGCTTGAGGCAAGATTAGCAAGTGCTCAAAATGCTCACAACCTTCGTTGCACAAGTTGTCAGACTGTGCGGCAAAGATTGACTCAGGTGGAGACTTGCTACAACCAGGTGGCCAGTGAGAGGCAGCACCACCTTCAGGAACTCTTTGACATGAA ACACGAGGCTCTCACAGCCGCCCTGAGTGAGAAGGACGCCCACCTTGCCCTGCTTGAGGTGGGGGGTGTGAGGTCCTCCAGAGCAGCCCAGGAGGTGGAATCGctcaaaaaggaaaaatcaaaaCTTGTGGATGCAGTGAAACGTCTG GGTGAAGAGAGGGTGAGGCTGACACAGGAGTATGCTGTGAGTAACCTCAAGCTGGATGTTGAGCTTCCTGACACTCCACCTCCACATCAG GACCCACAAGATGACACTGATGAGGACTCGACCAACTCCAGGACTCACTTATAG